The following coding sequences lie in one Cloacibacillus sp. An23 genomic window:
- a CDS encoding NAD(P)/FAD-dependent oxidoreductase, protein AGAGAKVTVIESDLHPGGQLVKQTHKFFGSRDEYAGTRGYKIADILLNEIASLEDKVTIKCNSTVTGYYPEDGVYTVMEGEEDYYRVKAKKAVIATGAQERMIPFPNNDLPGVYGAGAVQTLMNVYGVTPGKRVLMVGAGNIGLIVSYQLAQAGVEVAAVVEAMPKVGGYWVHAAKIRRLGIPILLQHTVTEAIGDRVLEGAVIQELDDKFQLKGEPEKIDCDIICMAVGLAPTTELFWQAGCEMKYVPQLCGYVPYRDKNMRTSNKDIWVAGDASGIEEASAAMVEGRIAGHSAAKALGLTVDDDKFHEYWERLGHLRAGEVGEKIRAGIDQVMTGGWEA, encoded by the coding sequence CGCGGGGGCGGGAGCCAAAGTCACGGTAATAGAAAGCGACCTCCACCCGGGAGGACAGCTCGTCAAACAGACCCACAAATTCTTCGGCTCGCGCGACGAATACGCGGGAACCAGAGGCTACAAGATAGCGGACATCCTCCTTAACGAAATAGCCTCTCTCGAGGACAAAGTGACCATAAAATGCAACTCCACAGTAACGGGCTACTACCCAGAAGACGGAGTCTACACCGTAATGGAAGGCGAAGAAGACTACTACAGGGTAAAAGCCAAAAAAGCCGTAATAGCCACCGGGGCCCAGGAAAGAATGATCCCATTCCCCAACAACGACCTCCCGGGCGTCTACGGCGCGGGAGCCGTACAGACACTCATGAACGTCTACGGCGTAACGCCGGGTAAAAGAGTGCTCATGGTCGGGGCCGGAAACATAGGACTCATAGTAAGCTACCAGCTCGCGCAGGCCGGAGTCGAAGTAGCCGCCGTAGTAGAAGCCATGCCAAAAGTCGGGGGCTACTGGGTACACGCGGCCAAAATAAGAAGACTCGGCATCCCGATACTCCTTCAGCACACCGTAACCGAAGCCATAGGAGACAGAGTGCTCGAAGGCGCCGTGATACAAGAGCTCGACGACAAATTCCAGCTCAAAGGCGAGCCGGAGAAAATAGACTGCGACATAATCTGCATGGCCGTAGGGCTCGCCCCCACCACAGAGCTCTTCTGGCAGGCAGGATGCGAAATGAAATACGTACCGCAGCTCTGCGGATACGTCCCCTACAGAGACAAAAACATGCGCACCAGCAACAAAGACATATGGGTGGCCGGAGACGCCTCAGGAATAGAAGAAGCCTCCGCCGCCATGGTGGAAGGCAGGATAGCGGGCCACAGCGCAGCCAAAGCGTTAGGCCTTACGGTAGACGACGACAAATTCCACGAATACTGGGAAAGGCTCGGCCACCTGCGCGCCGGAGAAGTCGGAGAAAAAATACGCGCCGGCATAGACCAGGTAATGACCGGCGGATGGGAGGCGTAG
- a CDS encoding 4Fe-4S dicluster domain-containing protein, giving the protein MGCCCETNKEKLFNSGILVEHREGAVLPPKEQWEKKKGGYVVIECPKRIPCNPCYTSCPTGAVLPFEDINDTPKIDYAKCTGCGICVSRCPGLACFVIDLTYSEDKAVIKLPYELLPLPEKGQTVKCLGRDGAEIADGEVITVTEPSKDKTYVVSVAIPKDKYDDIRAIKVVC; this is encoded by the coding sequence ATGGGCTGCTGCTGCGAAACAAATAAAGAAAAACTCTTCAACAGCGGGATACTCGTAGAACACCGCGAAGGGGCCGTACTTCCGCCCAAAGAACAGTGGGAAAAGAAAAAAGGCGGCTACGTAGTGATAGAATGCCCGAAACGGATACCCTGCAACCCATGCTACACAAGCTGCCCGACGGGAGCCGTACTTCCGTTTGAAGACATAAACGACACGCCGAAAATAGACTACGCGAAATGCACCGGCTGCGGGATATGCGTATCGAGATGCCCGGGGCTCGCCTGCTTCGTGATAGACCTGACATACTCGGAAGACAAAGCCGTGATAAAACTCCCGTACGAACTGCTCCCGCTCCCAGAAAAGGGACAGACCGTCAAATGCCTCGGCAGGGACGGGGCGGAGATAGCGGACGGAGAAGTCATAACGGTAACCGAACCGTCCAAGGACAAGACGTACGTCGTGAGCGTCGCGATACCGAAAGACAAATACGACGACATACGCGCGATAAAGGTGGTGTGCTGA
- a CDS encoding (2Fe-2S)-binding protein encodes MAKANVICRCEEIEIDEIRRWIAAGYTEFDELKRILRVGMGPCQGRGCRDIILRELAKATGRNVADIAPGTIRPPVKPIKISLLAEDCD; translated from the coding sequence ATGGCGAAGGCAAACGTGATATGCCGCTGCGAAGAGATAGAGATAGACGAAATACGCAGATGGATAGCGGCGGGCTATACCGAGTTCGACGAGCTTAAGAGGATACTGCGCGTAGGAATGGGGCCGTGCCAGGGACGTGGCTGCCGCGACATCATCCTGCGCGAGCTCGCGAAGGCGACGGGACGCAACGTCGCCGACATAGCGCCCGGCACGATACGACCGCCGGTGAAGCCGATAAAGATCAGCCTCCTTGCCGAGGACTGCGATTAG
- a CDS encoding FAD-binding oxidoreductase, translating to MDFQKTADIVVIGGGVVGAATAYYLAKSGRKNVVLVEKNTVCSGSTGRCGAGIRAQWGLELNCRMALACLDTFEQLDEELGLPTGLNQGGYLLIAYKEKEWEQFKKNVELQHSLGINTEIFTDVKRAQEICPGVAVDDALGFTYYHRDGHADPFLTTFAFQEAAKRLGVKFCKFTEVTGLRVERGEIKAVETNRGTIECGDVINCAGSWAQDVAAMAGIKLPNWAERHEIFITEPVDPGVCPPMLMSFSGNFYIQQRPHGSIIAGESPSHEPVTGYTATVHSIASIARTVLKLLPRAKNIRVVRQWAGHYDMTPDAAPILGETDVKHFWHATGFSGHGFMLGPVAGQIMTALLNGDTPIIDPTIMDYRRFERGERIIEPNVV from the coding sequence ATGGATTTCCAGAAAACAGCCGATATAGTAGTAATAGGGGGCGGAGTAGTCGGAGCGGCTACGGCCTACTATCTCGCCAAGTCGGGGCGCAAGAACGTCGTACTCGTAGAGAAGAACACGGTCTGTTCTGGCTCGACCGGACGCTGCGGCGCGGGTATACGCGCGCAGTGGGGGCTTGAGCTCAACTGCCGCATGGCGCTCGCCTGCCTCGACACATTCGAGCAGCTCGACGAAGAACTCGGTCTGCCGACCGGGCTCAACCAGGGCGGCTACCTGCTCATCGCCTATAAGGAGAAGGAGTGGGAGCAGTTCAAGAAGAACGTCGAACTCCAGCACAGTCTCGGTATAAACACGGAAATATTCACCGACGTGAAGCGCGCGCAGGAGATATGCCCCGGCGTCGCCGTAGACGACGCGCTCGGCTTCACCTATTACCACCGCGACGGACACGCCGACCCGTTCCTAACGACCTTCGCCTTCCAGGAGGCGGCGAAGCGTCTCGGCGTCAAGTTCTGCAAATTTACCGAGGTCACCGGGCTGCGTGTCGAAAGAGGCGAGATCAAGGCCGTAGAGACGAACCGCGGTACGATAGAGTGCGGCGACGTGATCAACTGCGCAGGTTCGTGGGCTCAGGACGTGGCGGCGATGGCCGGCATCAAGCTGCCGAACTGGGCCGAGCGTCACGAGATATTCATCACCGAGCCGGTCGATCCGGGCGTATGCCCGCCGATGCTCATGAGCTTCAGCGGAAATTTCTACATCCAGCAGCGTCCGCACGGTTCGATAATCGCCGGAGAAAGCCCGTCGCACGAGCCTGTCACGGGCTACACGGCGACCGTGCATTCCATCGCGAGCATCGCGCGCACGGTGCTTAAGCTCCTGCCGCGCGCCAAGAACATCCGCGTCGTGCGCCAGTGGGCCGGGCATTACGACATGACGCCCGACGCGGCGCCTATACTCGGCGAGACGGACGTTAAGCACTTCTGGCACGCGACCGGCTTCTCGGGACACGGCTTCATGCTCGGCCCCGTCGCGGGACAGATAATGACGGCGCTGCTCAACGGCGACACGCCGATCATCGACCCGACGATAATGGACTACCGCCGCTTCGAGCGCGGCGAAAGAATAATCGAGCCGAACGTCGTTTAG
- a CDS encoding homocysteine S-methyltransferase family protein, whose product MEKAEKKIIMLDGAAGTSLWEKASEKVPVWRYNVENPKIVRELNEEYVDAGADIIMANTFAANGAEVARSSSYSVGQVVSAGVKIAQDAADGRVRVGLAIGPLTGLLKPYGKISREEAKAMYEEQIGAGMQEKPDMIWMLTFMDLEMMKIAAEIASGYGVPVCCSMSFMGANKNGVRPKTARTMMGNTPKDIVEGLRPYNVAAVGLNCSLGPVDALPVIADFKAVTDLPVIFKPNAGTPIANDDGSFDASFDIETFAGDVLPAVDMGAAYIGGCCGTNPAYIRRLAEKIKQKLEAEA is encoded by the coding sequence ATGGAAAAAGCAGAAAAGAAAATAATCATGCTCGACGGAGCGGCGGGGACGAGCCTTTGGGAAAAGGCTTCCGAAAAGGTCCCGGTCTGGCGCTACAACGTCGAAAACCCGAAAATAGTGCGCGAGCTCAACGAAGAATACGTTGATGCCGGAGCCGACATAATAATGGCGAACACTTTCGCAGCGAACGGCGCGGAGGTAGCGCGCTCGAGCTCCTACAGCGTCGGGCAGGTCGTATCGGCCGGCGTAAAAATAGCGCAGGACGCCGCCGACGGCCGCGTCAGGGTAGGGCTCGCGATAGGTCCGCTTACGGGGCTGCTCAAGCCGTACGGCAAAATATCGCGCGAAGAGGCGAAAGCGATGTACGAAGAGCAGATAGGCGCGGGAATGCAGGAAAAACCCGACATGATATGGATGCTGACCTTCATGGATCTCGAGATGATGAAGATAGCGGCGGAGATAGCCTCGGGATACGGCGTTCCCGTCTGCTGCTCCATGAGCTTCATGGGAGCCAACAAAAACGGCGTGCGCCCGAAGACCGCGCGCACGATGATGGGAAACACGCCGAAGGACATCGTCGAAGGGCTGCGTCCGTACAACGTAGCCGCCGTCGGCCTCAACTGCTCGCTTGGCCCTGTGGACGCGCTGCCGGTCATCGCGGACTTCAAGGCCGTCACCGACCTGCCGGTAATCTTCAAACCCAACGCCGGAACGCCGATAGCGAACGACGACGGTTCGTTCGACGCCTCGTTCGACATCGAGACCTTCGCCGGCGACGTGCTCCCGGCCGTAGACATGGGCGCTGCCTACATAGGCGGCTGCTGCGGTACGAACCCGGCCTACATCAGGCGGTTGGCCGAGAAAATAAAACAGAAGCTCGAAGCGGAAGCGTAA
- a CDS encoding ABC transporter permease: MKRSFALAQLALASLAALVLWNSRKAPSGCAMLMGALVLTELCYAARVRRSPERTAQFSAIACIALAVLTAWELSAVNLGIANPILLPPPRDVFQAFWDCRALMLRGVFSSLTLLGASMLIAVASGVTLGLFVGLSPFMRGVFLPIAKVLSPIPPVIYSPYAVAVMPTFRSAAAAIIVLGIFWPTFMGIINRAAAMDKRIINSARALGLTRREMIFQIMIPYLFPGIMSGLHVTLSTSFLLLTMAEMTGASSGLGYFIKNYSDYANYTNVIAGIILIGVVVSLLNALLSFAERKLVRWKE, from the coding sequence ATGAAGCGCTCCTTCGCCCTCGCTCAGCTCGCCCTCGCGTCTCTCGCCGCGCTCGTGCTCTGGAACAGCCGCAAAGCGCCCTCCGGCTGCGCGATGCTCATGGGCGCGCTCGTCCTGACGGAGCTGTGCTACGCAGCGCGCGTCCGCCGCTCGCCGGAAAGGACGGCGCAGTTTTCCGCGATAGCCTGCATCGCGCTCGCCGTCCTCACCGCGTGGGAGCTTTCCGCCGTCAACCTGGGGATAGCAAACCCGATACTCCTGCCGCCGCCGCGCGACGTTTTTCAGGCCTTCTGGGACTGCCGCGCACTTATGCTGCGCGGCGTATTCTCGTCGCTTACGCTGCTCGGCGCGAGCATGCTCATCGCCGTCGCCTCCGGCGTCACGCTAGGCCTTTTCGTTGGCCTTTCTCCGTTCATGCGCGGCGTATTCCTGCCCATAGCGAAGGTGCTGAGCCCGATACCGCCGGTGATATACAGCCCCTACGCCGTCGCCGTCATGCCTACCTTCCGCAGCGCGGCGGCCGCGATAATCGTGCTCGGCATCTTCTGGCCCACCTTCATGGGGATAATCAACCGTGCCGCCGCGATGGACAAACGCATAATAAATTCGGCGCGCGCCCTCGGCCTCACGCGCCGCGAGATGATTTTCCAAATAATGATACCGTACCTGTTCCCCGGGATAATGTCCGGCCTTCATGTGACTCTCTCGACGTCATTCCTGCTGCTCACGATGGCTGAGATGACGGGCGCGTCGAGCGGCCTCGGATATTTTATAAAAAATTACTCCGACTATGCGAACTACACGAACGTCATAGCCGGCATTATACTCATAGGAGTCGTAGTCAGCCTTCTTAACGCGCTGCTGAGTTTCGCGGAAAGAAAGCTGGTCCGCTGGAAGGAATAG
- a CDS encoding ABC transporter ATP-binding protein — protein MAAPFAIEAENIYFSYAAEPPVLRGLSMRAARGEFVCVLGHSGCGKSTLLNIVMGLLRPSSGTVRVNGDEIRGPGTDRAIVFQDYSLFPWMTALGNVAFAARHARKISKAEAASLAGEYLAQVGLYGDRAKYPHQLSGGMRQRVAIARALAMDAGTWLFDEPFSALDPRMRRSLQTLVGEVAKRGTGRTVLFVTHNVDEAVTLGERILFMDGGAIRREVPVPFGYPRVHKEITGTREYFSLVSRLAEYFCEAGERRAAER, from the coding sequence ATGGCGGCCCCGTTCGCTATAGAGGCGGAAAATATATATTTCAGCTACGCCGCGGAGCCGCCGGTGCTCCGGGGCCTTTCCATGCGCGCCGCGCGCGGCGAGTTCGTCTGCGTGCTCGGCCACAGCGGCTGCGGCAAAAGCACGCTTCTGAACATAGTCATGGGGCTGCTGCGTCCCTCGTCCGGCACAGTGCGCGTCAACGGCGACGAGATTCGCGGCCCCGGCACGGACAGGGCGATAGTCTTTCAGGATTACTCTCTGTTTCCGTGGATGACGGCGCTCGGGAACGTAGCTTTCGCTGCGCGCCACGCGCGTAAAATATCCAAGGCCGAAGCCGCATCGCTCGCCGGCGAATATCTCGCGCAGGTCGGCCTCTACGGCGACCGCGCCAAATATCCGCACCAGCTCTCGGGCGGCATGAGGCAGCGCGTCGCGATAGCGCGCGCTCTTGCGATGGACGCCGGGACGTGGCTCTTCGACGAGCCGTTCAGCGCGCTCGACCCGCGTATGCGCCGCTCGCTCCAGACTCTCGTGGGCGAAGTGGCCAAACGCGGAACCGGGCGCACGGTGCTCTTCGTCACGCACAACGTGGACGAGGCCGTGACGCTCGGCGAGCGGATACTCTTCATGGACGGCGGCGCGATACGGCGCGAAGTCCCGGTCCCCTTCGGCTATCCGCGCGTGCATAAGGAGATAACGGGCACGAGGGAGTATTTCTCGCTTGTCAGCCGTCTCGCGGAATATTTCTGCGAGGCCGGGGAAAGGCGTGCGGCGGAGAGATGA
- a CDS encoding ABC transporter substrate-binding protein, translated as MRNVICALLLAAALLFPAASEAGEAALRVGNMGNSIKPAMVVLAHMMGYYSDEGLDVEIMQISNLNEGVTAVQLGKLDVLPLGIIPSLTYAAKGAELVIYGGTIAEGCQGVTLPENKDKYRDIKNFKGKKIAVHRPETGQMIMRSKMREAGLDLAKDVEIIQLDGFQAIIEAVSKGMADIGFVNSGFGLIAEKRGLAVAFNIRDAAPNAVCCRQTASRETFEKKRAALVKFQIANLRAYKLTRDDPDTAVAKLMEFSGQPEDYVRYCLYSDVMVITMDPAVNRIKEFYKIMEANGDLPKGAKADISDCVDSTVYREALDEMLRRFPDCEYFKKMDAEYAANNL; from the coding sequence ATGAGAAACGTCATCTGCGCGCTTCTGCTCGCGGCGGCGTTGCTCTTCCCGGCGGCTTCGGAGGCGGGGGAGGCGGCGCTGCGCGTCGGCAACATGGGAAACAGCATCAAGCCCGCGATGGTCGTGCTCGCGCACATGATGGGCTACTACTCGGACGAGGGGCTCGACGTCGAGATAATGCAGATATCGAACCTCAACGAGGGCGTCACCGCAGTGCAGCTCGGCAAGCTCGACGTGCTGCCGCTCGGCATCATACCGTCGCTGACCTACGCCGCGAAGGGCGCGGAGCTCGTGATATACGGCGGCACGATAGCGGAGGGCTGCCAGGGCGTGACCCTGCCCGAGAACAAGGACAAGTACCGCGACATAAAGAATTTCAAAGGCAAAAAGATAGCCGTCCACCGCCCCGAGACCGGGCAGATGATAATGCGCTCGAAGATGCGCGAGGCCGGGCTGGACCTCGCGAAAGACGTGGAGATAATACAGCTCGACGGCTTTCAGGCGATAATAGAGGCCGTCTCGAAGGGCATGGCGGACATAGGCTTCGTCAACAGCGGCTTCGGCCTCATCGCGGAAAAGCGCGGCCTTGCAGTCGCCTTCAACATCAGGGACGCCGCGCCGAACGCCGTATGCTGCCGTCAGACCGCCTCGCGCGAGACCTTTGAGAAAAAGCGCGCCGCGCTCGTCAAATTCCAGATTGCGAACCTGCGCGCTTACAAGCTGACGCGCGACGACCCCGATACGGCGGTCGCGAAACTCATGGAATTTTCGGGACAGCCGGAGGACTACGTGAGATACTGCCTTTACTCCGACGTTATGGTGATAACGATGGACCCGGCGGTCAACAGGATAAAGGAGTTCTACAAGATAATGGAGGCCAACGGCGACCTGCCGAAGGGGGCGAAGGCCGATATATCGGACTGCGTGGATTCGACGGTCTATCGCGAGGCGCTCGACGAAATGCTGAGACGCTTCCCGGACTGCGAATATTTCAAAAAAATGGACGCGGAATACGCCGCCAACAATCTTTAG